GGGCCCTGCCGGCGCGCCGGGTCGGCGCCCTCGGCGGACAGCTGCGTGGTGATGCGCACGCCGCGGCCGTCGGCCACGAGGCGGGTCCGGTCCACGGCCTCGAGGACGGCCTCGTCGACGTCGACGGGCACGGGCTGGTGCCGCGCGTCGGCGTCCTGGAGGCGGGAGAGCTGGACGATCTCCTGCACGAGCGCCGACAGCCGCTGCGACTCACGGGTCATCCGCTGGGCGAAGCGGCGCACCGTGGCCGGGTCCTCGGCGGCCTGGTCCATCGTCTCGGCGAGGAGGGCGATGGCGCCGACCGGCGTCTTCAGCTCGTGGCTGACGTTGGCGACGAAGTCCCGCCGGACCTCCTCCAGTCGCTTGGCCTGGGTGCGGTCCTCGACGAGGACGAGGACGTGCAGCGACCCCAGCGGCGCCACCCGGACGCCGACGACGAGCATGCCCGCGCCGTCGGGGGACGACGGGACGAAGGGGCCGCGCGGCAGCTGCATCTCGGCGTCGCGGATCTCCCCGTCGCGGCGCACGTGCGCGACCATCCGCGCCAGCTCCTCGTGGACGAGCTCGCGGTCGCGGACGATGCCGAAGGCGTGCGCGGCGGCGCTGGCCCGCACGACGGAGTCGGCGACGTCGAGGACGACGGTGGCCGAGGACAGCACGGCGAGGACGTCGGTGGCGCCGGGCGGGAGGTCGTCGTCGAGGTCGGGCGGCGGGGCCGGGCGCCGCTCGCCCCAGCGGGACGCGAGGACGCC
This sequence is a window from Pseudokineococcus lusitanus. Protein-coding genes within it:
- a CDS encoding sensor histidine kinase, with protein sequence MDGTWTTALAGLVGVLVGAGGVLASRWGERRPAPPPDLDDDLPPGATDVLAVLSSATVVLDVADSVVRASAAAHAFGIVRDRELVHEELARMVAHVRRDGEIRDAEMQLPRGPFVPSSPDGAGMLVVGVRVAPLGSLHVLVLVEDRTQAKRLEEVRRDFVANVSHELKTPVGAIALLAETMDQAAEDPATVRRFAQRMTRESQRLSALVQEIVQLSRLQDADARHQPVPVDVDEAVLEAVDRTRLVADGRGVRITTQLSAEGADPARRQGPPAQVWGDRELVVTAVRNLVDNGVHYSDPGTRVAVVVSVVGERVEVVVRDQGIGIPEAEADRVFERFYRLDPARSRATGGTGLGLSIVKHVAANHGGDVGLWSRPGEGSTFTLRLPLRRAADDVAAPAAEPRAAG